In the genome of Cheilinus undulatus linkage group 6, ASM1832078v1, whole genome shotgun sequence, one region contains:
- the LOC121511300 gene encoding calcium homeostasis modulator protein 2-like: MAAAALVAENFKFVSLFFKSKDVMIFNGLIALGTVASQTAYNVFAFNCPCSSGRNYRYGLAAIGVPALALFLVGIMLNKSTWDVVSECRLRKCRKLSGAAGFALLGTIFGQAVVAPLTWVVISLLQGEAYTCALSEFVNSTTAEGFPTVKGSEVMAKLPCKGSVSEELQGFRAEIERLLKYESQLIGWLLVAGMSLAVFLMLCMKRCSSPLGYQQEDYWHLYRSQEKSLFQRTAEVHARLLAAENIKSFFGFAVFSKEEKEQLAEYQNASPICSTNWNRVTGVYLYREKKGLPLYSRLNKWATYDLENNAEAMDKEMETYS, from the exons ATGGCTGCTGCTGCCCTGGTCGCAGAGAACTTTAAGTTTGTGTCCCTCTTCTTCAAGAGTAAAGATGTGATGATCTTTAACGGTCTGATCGCTCTGGGCACCGTAGCCAGCCAGACCGCCTACAACGTGTTTGCCTTTAATTGTCCATGTTCCTCTGGGAGAAACTACCGCTACGGCCTGGCTGCCATTGGCGTTCCTGCTCTAGCTCTTTTTCTTGTGGGAATAATGTTGAACAAAAGCACCTGGGATGTAGTGTCTGAATGCCGGCTCAGAAAGTGCCGGAAGCTGTCAGGAGCTGCAGGCTTTGCTCTGCTGGGAACCATCTTCGGTCAGGCTGTGGTCGCTCCTCTTACCTGGGTGGtgatctctctgctgcaggGTGAGGCGTACACGTGTGCCCTCAGTGAGTTTGTGAACTCCACCACGGCGGAGGGCTTCCCCACAGTCaaagggtcagaggtcatggcaAAACTGCCATGTAAAGGAAGTGTTTCAGAGGAACTGCAGGGCTTCAGGGCTGAGATCGAACGTCTACTGAAATATGAATCACAG TTAATAGGCTGGCTGTTGGTGGCAGGAATGTCTCTGGCTGTTTTCCTCATGCTGTGTATGAAGCGGTGCTCTTCTCCACTGGGCTACCAACAAGAGGACTACTGGCACCTGTACCGATCTCAAGAAAAGAGCCTCTTCCAGCGCACCGCAGAAGTCCATGCTCGTCTTCTGGCTGCAGAGAACATTAAGAGCTTCTTTGGTTTTGCAGTTTTCAGTaaggaggagaaggagcagCTGGCTGAATATCAGAATGCCAGTCCTATCTGCAGCACGAACTGGAACCGAGTGACCGGAGTCTACCTCTACAGGGAGAAGAAGGGGCTGCCTCTGTACAGCAGGCTCAACAAATGGGCCACGTATGACCTGGAGAACAACGCAGAGGCCATggacaaagagatggagacgTACAGCTGA